One segment of Patulibacter sp. SYSU D01012 DNA contains the following:
- the fliQ gene encoding flagellar biosynthesis protein FliQ produces the protein MNQDTAVSIATDAMQLAFKIGAPLLIAGLVVGLIVSVFQAVTQIQEQSLQFIPKLVVTAIILLVAGPWMLSSVVTWASELYGSIPTLVGTR, from the coding sequence GTGAACCAGGACACCGCCGTCTCCATCGCGACGGACGCGATGCAGCTGGCCTTCAAGATCGGCGCGCCGCTGCTGATCGCCGGGCTCGTCGTCGGCCTGATCGTCTCGGTCTTCCAGGCCGTCACGCAGATCCAGGAGCAGAGCCTGCAGTTCATCCCGAAGCTCGTGGTGACGGCGATCATCCTGCTCGTCGCCGGGCCGTGGATGCTCAGCTCGGTCGTCACCTGGGCCAGCGAGCTGTACGGCTCGATCCCGACGCTCGTCGGCACGAGGTAG
- the fliP gene encoding flagellar type III secretion system pore protein FliP (The bacterial flagellar biogenesis protein FliP forms a type III secretion system (T3SS)-type pore required for flagellar assembly.) → MNVDGDNAIQLLLLLGSVSLLPALLFCVTSFTRILIVLGFVRSGLGTQTTPPNQVLVGIALFLTLFVMGPTVDQVRDRAVAPAIAGKISTMEAIERGQEPLREFMFKQVRSSDLQQFVRLSKIEQPRTRRDVPTRVLIPAFIISELKTAFQIGFLIFLPFLIIDLVVSATLMSLGMIMLPPVFISLPFKILLFVLVDGWALITRSLVLSFG, encoded by the coding sequence ATGAACGTCGACGGCGACAACGCCATCCAGCTGCTCCTGCTGCTGGGGTCCGTCTCGCTCCTCCCGGCGCTGCTGTTCTGCGTCACGAGCTTCACCCGGATCCTCATCGTCCTGGGCTTCGTCCGCTCGGGCCTCGGCACGCAGACGACCCCGCCGAACCAGGTGCTCGTCGGCATCGCCCTCTTCCTGACGCTCTTCGTCATGGGGCCGACCGTCGACCAGGTCCGCGACCGCGCGGTCGCCCCGGCGATCGCGGGGAAGATCTCCACGATGGAGGCGATCGAGCGGGGCCAGGAGCCGCTCCGCGAGTTCATGTTCAAGCAGGTCCGCTCGAGCGACCTCCAGCAGTTCGTCCGGCTCTCGAAGATCGAGCAGCCGCGCACCCGCCGCGACGTGCCGACCCGGGTGCTGATCCCCGCCTTCATCATCAGCGAGCTCAAGACCGCCTTCCAGATCGGCTTCCTGATCTTCCTGCCGTTCCTGATCATCGACCTCGTCGTCTCGGCGACGTTGATGAGCCTCGGCATGATCATGCTGCCACCGGTCTTCATCTCGCTGCCCTTCAAGATCCTGCTGTTCGTCCTGGTGGACGGCTGGGCGCTCATCACGCGCTCGCTCGTCCTCTCGTTCGGGTGA
- a CDS encoding flagellar biosynthetic protein FliO: MSSRTPHLLSAVTASRSRVARTALLAAASAAVVLACPTAALAQAAKTATTGEDTPLNLGGGDGAAPASSGGSASIARVIAGLLIVVAVIYGVTWLLRQTRRAKDAPSGAGLQAVSSMPLASGSALHLVRVADEVLLVGSGQNGVTALRRYEEDEARELGLWVDPPAPAEGDDGDGGSGPGAAVAARLRGTLGPKAADRLSGLGDRLRGLVARIRSWTVRG, encoded by the coding sequence ATGTCATCCCGCACCCCTCATCTCCTGTCCGCCGTCACGGCGTCGCGCTCGCGCGTCGCCCGCACGGCCCTGCTCGCCGCGGCCTCCGCCGCGGTCGTCCTCGCCTGCCCGACGGCCGCCCTCGCGCAGGCCGCGAAGACCGCCACCACGGGCGAGGACACCCCGCTGAACCTCGGTGGGGGAGACGGCGCCGCGCCGGCCTCCTCCGGCGGGAGCGCGTCGATCGCGCGCGTGATCGCGGGGCTCCTCATCGTCGTCGCCGTCATCTACGGCGTGACCTGGCTGCTGCGGCAGACGCGTCGCGCGAAGGACGCGCCGTCCGGTGCGGGCCTGCAGGCCGTCAGCTCGATGCCGCTGGCGTCGGGCTCGGCCCTGCACCTGGTCCGCGTGGCGGACGAGGTGCTCCTCGTCGGCTCGGGCCAGAACGGCGTGACCGCGCTGCGGCGCTACGAGGAGGACGAGGCGCGCGAGCTCGGCCTGTGGGTCGACCCGCCGGCGCCCGCGGAGGGCGACGACGGCGACGGCGGCTCCGGCCCCGGCGCCGCGGTCGCGGCCCGCCTGCGCGGCACGCTCGGCCCGAAGGCCGCGGACCGCCTGTCCGGCCTCGGCGACCGCCTGCGCGGCCTGGTCGCCCGGATCCGCTCGTGGACGGTGCGGGGATGA
- a CDS encoding response regulator, with translation MANVLVVDDAAFMRKMLSDVLTKAGHEVRGEAANGADAVKQYQELRPELVTLDITMPEMDGLEALREIIALDPSARVIMCSALGQESRVLESVKLGARDFVVKPFTPDSVLTAVEKALA, from the coding sequence TCGTCGTCGACGACGCGGCCTTCATGCGGAAGATGCTGAGCGACGTGCTCACCAAGGCGGGCCACGAGGTCCGCGGTGAGGCGGCGAACGGCGCTGACGCGGTCAAGCAGTACCAGGAGCTCCGCCCGGAGCTCGTCACCCTGGACATCACCATGCCCGAGATGGACGGCCTGGAGGCGCTGCGCGAGATCATCGCGCTCGACCCCTCCGCCCGGGTCATCATGTGCTCGGCGCTGGGCCAGGAGTCGCGCGTCCTGGAGTCCGTCAAGCTGGGGGCCCGCGACTTCGTCGTCAAGCCCTTCACCCCCGACAGCGTGCTCACCGCCGTGGAGAAGGCGTTGGCGTAA